A region of Deltaproteobacteria bacterium DNA encodes the following proteins:
- a CDS encoding type II toxin-antitoxin system VapC family toxin, giving the protein MIWLLDTNVLIHAVRGRPPGVRAQLQRQSPDDVAVSSITVAELWYGAEKSVSPARKREAWRTVIEPFQIIAFDRDAAEQHARIRYILRHRPIGERDLLIASIALAQNLILVTHNAAEFSRVPRLRVEDWATI; this is encoded by the coding sequence GTGATCTGGCTGCTCGATACCAATGTCTTGATTCACGCGGTGCGCGGCCGCCCACCTGGTGTCCGTGCGCAGCTCCAGCGGCAGAGCCCCGACGACGTTGCCGTGTCCAGCATCACGGTCGCCGAACTGTGGTATGGCGCCGAAAAGAGCGTCAGCCCAGCACGGAAGCGTGAGGCGTGGAGAACCGTGATCGAGCCTTTCCAGATCATCGCTTTCGATCGTGACGCCGCGGAGCAGCACGCACGAATTCGATACATCCTGCGTCACCGACCGATCGGAGAGCGCGACCTATTGATCGCCTCGATCGCGCTTGCACAGAACCTCATCTTGGTCACGCACAACGCCGCAGAGTTTTCTCGCGTGCCGCGACTCAGGGTTGAGGACTGGGCTACGATCTGA
- the map gene encoding type I methionyl aminopeptidase: MIMLKSREEIELMRHANVIVAEVLAELRARVRPGVTTGALDAVAEEMTRKHKARPAFKGYEVAGRVYPRSVCISINEEVVHGIPSDDRALQAGDIVGLDFGVCYEGYFGDAAMTVPVGAVTTADERLMRVTSESLQAGIQEVCVGKRIGDISAAIQEHAEREGYSVVRDFVGHGIGKRLHEDPQVPNFGLRDRGVRLRAGMVLAIEPMVNAGVADVMIKDDGWTAVTVDGQRSAHFEHSVAVTDKGPYVLSEM, from the coding sequence ATGATCATGCTGAAGTCCCGCGAAGAGATCGAGCTGATGCGTCATGCCAACGTCATCGTCGCTGAAGTGTTGGCGGAACTGCGAGCGCGCGTGCGCCCGGGTGTGACCACTGGAGCGCTCGATGCCGTGGCCGAGGAAATGACGCGTAAGCACAAGGCGCGCCCCGCCTTCAAGGGCTACGAGGTTGCCGGACGCGTGTATCCGCGCAGTGTCTGCATCTCGATCAACGAGGAGGTGGTGCACGGCATTCCTTCCGACGATCGCGCCCTACAAGCGGGCGACATCGTTGGCCTCGACTTCGGGGTTTGCTACGAGGGGTACTTCGGCGATGCGGCGATGACGGTCCCCGTGGGCGCCGTGACGACGGCGGACGAACGCTTGATGCGCGTCACCAGCGAATCGCTGCAGGCCGGCATTCAAGAGGTCTGCGTCGGTAAGCGCATCGGCGATATTTCCGCGGCCATTCAGGAGCACGCCGAGCGCGAAGGCTACTCGGTGGTGCGTGACTTCGTGGGTCACGGGATTGGGAAACGGTTGCACGAAGATCCGCAAGTCCCCAACTTCGGTCTCCGCGACCGCGGCGTGCGGCTGCGCGCGGGGATGGTGCTCGCGATCGAACCGATGGTGAACGCCGGAGTCGCCGACGTGATGATCAAGGACGACGGCTGGACGGCGGTGACCGTGGATGGCCAGCGCTCGGCGCACTTCGAGCACTCAGTGGCCGTGACCGACAAGGGTCCCTACGTGCTCAGCGAGATGTGA
- the rpsD gene encoding 30S ribosomal protein S4, protein MARYTDSVCRLCRREGLKLFLKGERCYTDKCAIERRNYPPGDHGQGRVRFSEYAVQLREKQKVKRMYGLLERQFRRYFEMAERARGITGEQLLLLLERRLDNMIYRMGFATSRAEARQLVRHGHFAVDGRTVNIPSFLLKPGQVVSVREASRVVVRIQEALAQAERRGTPDWLEVQREAFTGRVKALPTRADLTMPINEKLVVELYSK, encoded by the coding sequence GTGGCTCGTTATACCGATTCTGTCTGTCGACTCTGTCGCCGTGAGGGTTTGAAGCTGTTCCTCAAGGGCGAGCGTTGCTACACCGACAAGTGCGCCATCGAGCGGCGGAACTATCCGCCCGGGGATCACGGGCAAGGACGGGTGCGCTTCTCCGAGTATGCCGTGCAGTTGCGCGAGAAGCAGAAGGTCAAGCGCATGTACGGCTTACTCGAACGCCAGTTCCGACGCTATTTCGAGATGGCGGAGCGCGCGCGTGGCATCACCGGCGAGCAGTTGTTGTTGCTGCTCGAACGTCGGCTCGACAATATGATCTATCGAATGGGATTCGCGACCTCGCGCGCCGAGGCTCGCCAGCTCGTGCGTCATGGCCACTTCGCTGTTGACGGGCGGACGGTCAACATCCCTTCGTTCTTGCTCAAGCCGGGTCAGGTGGTCAGCGTACGCGAGGCCAGCCGCGTGGTCGTGCGTATTCAGGAGGCGTTGGCGCAGGCCGAACGACGCGGCACTCCCGACTGGCTCGAAGTCCAACGCGAAGCATTCACCGGTCGAGTGAAGGCGCTGCCGACACGGGCAGACTTGACCATGCCCATCAACGAGAAGCTCGTGGTGGAGCTCTATTCGAAGTAA
- a CDS encoding AbrB/MazE/SpoVT family DNA-binding domain-containing protein produces the protein MARTARSQATPNARAKIFTNGRSQAVRLPRQFRFEGKEVAIRKEGEAVVLEPVAKRKWPAGYWQRIDRRAKDLDLGRIVPIGGRLLDLAANDA, from the coding sequence ATGGCGCGCACCGCACGATCCCAAGCGACACCGAACGCACGGGCGAAGATCTTCACCAACGGGCGCTCGCAAGCCGTTCGATTGCCGCGACAGTTTCGGTTCGAGGGGAAGGAGGTTGCGATCCGGAAGGAAGGAGAAGCGGTCGTCTTGGAGCCGGTGGCGAAGCGCAAGTGGCCCGCCGGCTACTGGCAGCGCATTGACCGGCGCGCGAAGGATCTCGATTTGGGCCGGATCGTTCCGATCGGAGGACGGCTCCTCGATCTCGCCGCCAACGACGCGTGA
- the rpsM gene encoding 30S ribosomal protein S13, with translation MARIAGVDLPRNKRMEVALTYIFGIGRSASNKILGQAKIDPNTKSDALNDDEIVRIRQVIDQSFKVEGDLRREIAMSIKRFMDMGSYRGLRHRRNLPVRGQRTHTNARTRKGPRRTIAGKKAPPAK, from the coding sequence ATGGCACGAATCGCAGGGGTGGATCTGCCCCGCAACAAGCGCATGGAAGTGGCGCTGACTTACATCTTCGGGATCGGCCGATCCGCGTCCAACAAAATTCTTGGACAGGCGAAGATCGATCCGAACACGAAGAGCGACGCTCTCAATGACGACGAGATCGTGCGCATCCGCCAGGTCATCGACCAAAGCTTCAAGGTCGAGGGCGATCTCCGGCGCGAGATCGCGATGAGCATCAAGCGGTTTATGGACATGGGCAGCTACCGTGGGTTACGGCATCGGCGCAACTTGCCGGTGCGCGGGCAGCGGACCCACACCAACGCTCGGACGCGCAAGGGACCGCGCCGCACCATCGCGGGCAAGAAAGCCCCGCCGGCGAAGTAA
- a CDS encoding VCBS repeat-containing protein: MGTEPVALVVADFNNDDNPDLAVANSGDDTVSVILSLGGGGTSRSYPVGRTPMALAVGDVDGDGALDLLVANMGDASVTILAGSRSGQFTTKSTLPILSGVRALSLADIDRDGRLDLAASDGNRAVSILRGQAAFQFSTASVLTAGRGPSALTFCDLDRDGFYDLVVANNLGGSVSIFRGNPDGTFLPPTELSVGSFPSSVIVTDATNDRRPDVVVTNELTDEVVILPGNLDGTFGEPIVIGTAGVPEHAVVRDLNGDGIADLIVANSFGDSVSAYAGVADGTFPSRIDFPVGTTPFDVATADLNGDGKPDLATANLDEDTVTVLLNTTDFRVRPGDTDSSGVVDARDTDATVEELFDGDGDSLLDGAGGSFPSGAGVDANGDKRIRVSDVTAGLQARAGTLRFR, encoded by the coding sequence GTGGGGACAGAGCCCGTCGCTTTGGTGGTCGCTGACTTCAACAACGATGACAACCCAGACCTTGCCGTCGCCAATTCGGGCGACGATACGGTGTCCGTGATCCTGAGTCTGGGTGGCGGTGGCACGTCACGTTCCTACCCAGTTGGCCGCACGCCGATGGCACTCGCTGTGGGTGATGTTGACGGAGACGGGGCACTAGATCTCTTGGTGGCCAACATGGGCGACGCGAGTGTGACCATCTTGGCGGGCTCGCGCAGCGGCCAATTCACCACCAAGTCAACACTCCCGATTCTCAGCGGTGTCCGGGCGTTGTCTCTTGCCGACATCGACCGCGACGGTCGATTGGACCTCGCGGCCTCCGACGGAAACCGTGCGGTGTCGATTCTTCGGGGCCAGGCGGCATTCCAATTCTCCACTGCGAGTGTGCTCACCGCTGGACGGGGACCCAGCGCCTTGACGTTCTGCGATCTCGACCGTGACGGCTTCTACGATCTTGTCGTGGCGAACAATCTGGGTGGTAGCGTCTCGATCTTCCGTGGCAACCCCGACGGGACGTTCCTGCCACCGACCGAGCTGTCGGTAGGATCGTTTCCGTCGTCTGTGATTGTCACCGACGCCACCAACGATCGGCGACCCGACGTTGTGGTCACCAACGAGTTGACCGACGAGGTTGTCATCCTCCCTGGCAATCTTGACGGCACCTTCGGCGAGCCGATCGTCATCGGCACCGCCGGCGTACCAGAGCATGCGGTGGTGCGTGACTTGAACGGCGACGGAATTGCCGATCTCATCGTCGCCAACAGCTTCGGCGACAGCGTCTCCGCCTATGCCGGTGTGGCAGACGGGACCTTCCCGAGTCGGATTGATTTTCCGGTCGGCACCACTCCATTCGACGTGGCCACCGCCGACCTCAACGGCGACGGTAAGCCAGACTTGGCCACCGCAAATCTCGATGAAGACACGGTGACCGTTCTGCTCAACACGACCGATTTCAGGGTACGACCCGGTGACACTGATAGTTCGGGCGTAGTGGACGCCCGCGATACAGACGCAACCGTCGAAGAACTCTTCGACGGCGACGGCGACAGTTTACTCGATGGCGCCGGCGGTTCGTTTCCTTCCGGCGCGGGCGTTGACGCGAACGGCGACAAACGGATTCGAGTGAGCGACGTAACGGCGGGACTACAAGCCCGCGCGGGTACGTTGCGTTTCAGGTAG
- a CDS encoding zinc-binding alcohol dehydrogenase family protein: MKAAVYYETGGPEVFRYEDVPDPVCDAGSVLIDVGAISIEGGDTLHRAGGELASRPHIVGYQCAGVIRAVGERVRDRAVGQRIVAVMMHGSHAAQAVVPAQMTWVLPNELDLKLGACVPIAVGTADDCLFEFGRLRAGEIVLVHAGASGVGMAAIQLAKRAGATVLATASSDAKLERLKQYGLDHGISYRTSDFVGAVQGLTQGHGADLIVDSVGGRTLEGSIAAAAYRGRISYVGSAGRDAYVPNPDQLRPGNKTLTGIFLGAELVLNHQRVHAMIQRHLDDVARGALQIVIDRTFPLAEAAAAHAFIESRQAFGRVVLIP, translated from the coding sequence ATGAAAGCAGCCGTGTATTACGAAACTGGTGGCCCCGAGGTGTTTCGCTACGAAGACGTGCCGGACCCCGTCTGCGACGCGGGCAGTGTCCTCATCGACGTCGGCGCGATCAGCATCGAGGGCGGTGACACGCTGCATCGCGCCGGCGGCGAGCTGGCGTCCCGGCCGCACATCGTCGGCTATCAATGCGCCGGCGTTATCCGCGCCGTCGGTGAGCGCGTCCGCGATCGCGCCGTGGGCCAGCGCATCGTCGCGGTGATGATGCATGGCTCACATGCGGCGCAGGCCGTCGTGCCGGCGCAGATGACGTGGGTCTTACCCAACGAGCTGGATCTGAAACTCGGTGCCTGCGTGCCGATCGCCGTTGGCACTGCCGATGATTGCTTGTTCGAGTTCGGCCGTCTGCGGGCCGGCGAGATCGTGCTGGTCCATGCTGGGGCGAGTGGAGTCGGCATGGCGGCGATTCAGCTGGCCAAGCGCGCCGGCGCGACCGTGTTGGCGACGGCGTCGAGTGACGCCAAGCTCGAACGTCTCAAGCAGTACGGCCTCGACCATGGCATCAGCTATCGGACGAGCGACTTCGTCGGTGCGGTGCAGGGGCTGACTCAAGGACATGGCGCCGACCTCATCGTCGACTCCGTCGGTGGCCGTACGCTTGAAGGCAGCATCGCGGCGGCGGCGTATCGCGGCCGCATCAGCTACGTCGGTTCGGCAGGCCGCGACGCGTACGTTCCCAACCCCGATCAGTTGCGCCCCGGTAACAAGACGCTGACGGGGATCTTCCTCGGCGCCGAGCTGGTGCTGAACCACCAGCGCGTGCACGCCATGATCCAACGCCATCTCGACGACGTGGCGCGCGGCGCGTTGCAGATCGTCATCGATCGCACCTTCCCGCTCGCTGAAGCGGCGGCCGCGCATGCATTCATCGAGAGTCGCCAGGCGTTCGGGCGTGTCGTGCTGATTCCGTAA
- the rpmJ gene encoding 50S ribosomal protein L36, with translation MKVRASVKKICKNCKVVRRQGVVRILCSNARHKQRQG, from the coding sequence GTGAAGGTACGAGCATCAGTGAAGAAGATTTGCAAGAATTGCAAAGTGGTGCGCCGGCAGGGCGTCGTGCGCATTCTGTGCAGTAACGCGCGCCACAAGCAGCGCCAGGGCTAA
- a CDS encoding DUF1329 domain-containing protein, with protein MTDGSRRAWICGVATALLLGTTSLAPADVEPGQTISKDNIDKVADLVSPGVKWCIERGMQLKIVPYKKIEWDKAFREATEKNAGQVKLAPDGRSIEGHITGLPFPKLDANDPQIALKIMWNYEYKPYVTDDSDARNFDADTGPVTDGPMAPERHYLLDHLRVLFYTSRLYVDPKPELPNPDKVRYKTSLHPILEPFDLKGIGLTAIRYLDPDHQDDTWLYLPTLRRVRRLSSSQRSDSLFGQDTDVDSYSGYAGQIGWFDWKYLGEKTMLGAFHAEKFPVEYCPGSGDFVFCDNWEKREVYVIDGTPKQPQYAYGKRVLFIDKESYLITFTDIYDRAGQLQKVWLNQYSFRKHAPTAGAIEYPDEMPFNPSITMVDVQLRHATRAALPSAKYAAEQGWYFNQGAKTGLTEEFFTIAHLIASGT; from the coding sequence ATGACGGATGGATCACGGCGTGCCTGGATCTGCGGCGTCGCCACCGCTTTGTTGTTGGGTACCACGAGCCTGGCGCCGGCTGATGTCGAGCCGGGGCAGACGATTTCCAAGGACAACATCGATAAGGTTGCTGATCTCGTGTCGCCCGGCGTCAAGTGGTGCATCGAGCGCGGCATGCAACTGAAGATCGTCCCGTACAAGAAGATAGAATGGGACAAGGCGTTCCGCGAGGCCACCGAGAAGAATGCCGGCCAGGTCAAGCTCGCGCCCGATGGCCGCTCGATCGAAGGCCACATCACCGGCCTGCCGTTCCCCAAGCTCGACGCAAATGATCCGCAGATCGCTCTCAAGATCATGTGGAACTACGAGTACAAGCCGTACGTGACCGACGACAGCGACGCGCGTAACTTCGATGCCGACACCGGACCGGTCACCGACGGACCCATGGCCCCCGAACGCCACTACCTGCTCGATCACCTGCGCGTGCTCTTCTACACCTCGCGCCTCTATGTCGATCCCAAGCCCGAGCTGCCGAACCCCGACAAGGTGCGATACAAGACCTCGCTGCACCCGATCCTCGAGCCGTTCGATCTGAAGGGAATCGGCCTCACCGCCATTCGCTACCTCGACCCGGATCACCAAGACGACACGTGGCTCTATCTCCCCACCCTCAGGCGCGTCCGCCGCCTATCGAGTTCCCAGCGTTCCGATTCATTGTTCGGCCAGGACACCGATGTCGACAGCTACAGCGGCTATGCCGGCCAGATCGGCTGGTTCGACTGGAAGTATCTTGGCGAGAAGACGATGCTCGGTGCATTTCACGCGGAGAAATTTCCGGTCGAGTACTGCCCGGGGAGCGGAGACTTCGTGTTTTGCGACAACTGGGAGAAGCGCGAGGTCTACGTCATCGACGGCACGCCGAAGCAGCCGCAGTATGCGTACGGCAAGCGCGTTCTCTTCATCGACAAGGAAAGCTACCTCATCACCTTCACCGACATTTACGATCGCGCCGGGCAGCTCCAGAAGGTCTGGTTGAACCAGTACTCCTTCCGCAAGCACGCGCCGACCGCTGGCGCCATCGAGTATCCCGACGAGATGCCATTCAATCCGAGCATCACCATGGTTGATGTGCAGCTACGCCATGCCACGCGCGCCGCGCTGCCGAGCGCCAAGTATGCCGCCGAGCAGGGATGGTATTTCAATCAGGGCGCGAAAACTGGACTGACCGAGGAGTTCTTCACCATCGCTCATCTCATCGCATCGGGAACCTGA
- a CDS encoding DNA-directed RNA polymerase subunit alpha, which produces MHAQRNWRDLLKPKKLDADDKTLTPTYGKFVGEPFERGFGVTVGNALRRVLLSSLQSSAITAVRIKGVLHEFSTLPGVREDVTDIILNLKEVRLRLHDGLQGTARIEAKGVGEIKAGDIQGGPNLEILNPDLHIATLAKEGKLDIDLNIRSGRGYVPAERNKEEGDPVGTIPIDAVFSPVRKVNYNVSNARVGQRTDYDKLTLEVWTDGSVRPEDAVAYAARILQDQLSVFINFEETAEMAEVAEQRQPTLNENLFRSVAELELSVRSANCLQNADIKYIGELVQRSEGEMLKTKNFGRKSLNEIKEILHEMGLDFGMRIENFPAREELDRRMAKERESA; this is translated from the coding sequence ATGCATGCACAACGCAATTGGCGTGATCTGCTCAAGCCGAAGAAACTTGATGCGGACGATAAGACCTTAACGCCGACCTACGGCAAGTTCGTGGGCGAGCCGTTCGAGCGCGGCTTCGGGGTCACGGTCGGCAACGCCCTGCGCCGCGTGCTGCTTTCGTCGCTGCAAAGCTCGGCGATCACGGCAGTGCGCATCAAGGGCGTGCTGCACGAATTTTCGACCCTACCCGGGGTGCGCGAAGACGTCACCGATATCATCCTCAATCTCAAGGAAGTGCGCTTGCGCTTGCATGACGGCTTGCAAGGCACGGCACGGATCGAGGCGAAGGGCGTGGGCGAGATCAAGGCCGGCGATATCCAGGGCGGTCCCAATCTGGAGATTCTCAATCCGGACCTACACATCGCTACGCTTGCCAAAGAGGGCAAGCTCGATATCGATCTGAACATCCGCAGCGGCCGAGGCTACGTACCTGCCGAGCGCAACAAAGAAGAGGGCGATCCGGTCGGGACCATTCCGATCGACGCCGTATTCTCACCCGTGCGCAAGGTCAACTACAACGTGAGCAACGCGCGCGTCGGTCAGCGCACGGACTACGACAAGCTCACCCTCGAAGTGTGGACCGACGGCAGCGTGCGTCCGGAAGACGCGGTCGCCTACGCGGCCCGTATTCTCCAAGATCAGCTCAGCGTCTTCATCAATTTCGAGGAAACCGCCGAGATGGCCGAGGTAGCCGAGCAGCGCCAACCGACGCTGAACGAGAATCTCTTCCGCAGCGTGGCCGAACTCGAGCTGTCGGTGCGCTCCGCCAACTGCCTGCAGAATGCCGACATCAAGTACATCGGTGAGTTGGTGCAGCGCAGTGAAGGCGAGATGCTCAAGACCAAGAACTTCGGCCGCAAGTCGCTGAACGAGATCAAGGAGATCTTGCACGAAATGGGGTTGGACTTCGGCATGCGCATCGAGAACTTCCCAGCGCGGGAGGAACTCGATCGGCGCATGGCCAAGGAGCGCGAGTCGGCGTAG
- a CDS encoding adenylate kinase — MQVILIGPPGVGKGTQAKLLQERFQLPHISSGDLLRAAVKRKTETGLQAKRYMDRGELVPNPLVVSIIEERVREADCQPGFILDGFPRNVAQAEALAPMLASVAKQVDHVISLIVPREEIIKRLSGRRTCRECGAMYHIIFNPPVNTGLCNKCNGELYQRDDDQEDTIVARLDVFQRETEPLLAYYRTRSLLREVDGVGSSEQVLDRILTRIPAPQ, encoded by the coding sequence GTGCAGGTGATTCTCATCGGCCCTCCGGGTGTCGGGAAGGGGACCCAAGCGAAGCTGCTCCAGGAGCGATTTCAGCTGCCCCACATTTCCTCTGGAGACTTGCTGCGCGCTGCGGTGAAACGGAAGACGGAGACAGGATTGCAAGCTAAGCGGTACATGGATCGCGGCGAGTTGGTGCCCAACCCTTTGGTGGTGAGCATCATCGAGGAACGCGTGCGCGAAGCGGATTGCCAGCCGGGGTTCATCCTCGATGGCTTTCCTCGCAACGTCGCCCAGGCTGAGGCGCTGGCGCCGATGCTCGCCAGCGTGGCGAAGCAGGTCGATCACGTCATCAGCCTCATCGTCCCGCGCGAAGAGATCATCAAACGGCTCAGCGGACGGCGGACGTGTCGCGAATGCGGCGCCATGTACCACATCATTTTCAATCCGCCCGTCAACACCGGCTTGTGCAACAAGTGCAACGGCGAACTGTATCAACGTGATGACGATCAGGAAGACACCATCGTTGCCCGTCTCGATGTCTTCCAACGGGAAACCGAGCCGTTGTTGGCTTACTACCGCACGCGCAGCCTGCTGCGTGAAGTTGATGGTGTCGGCAGCAGCGAGCAAGTGTTGGATCGCATTCTCACTCGGATTCCGGCACCGCAATGA
- a CDS encoding SgcJ/EcaC family oxidoreductase, translating to MRQLAIVVVLLCAASFAAAAENAAPKSDVGKLKSDIKNEEAIRKVYEQFTAAWNKHDVAALTSGWAEDGDHVEPDGRVAKGRDQVIALFTKEHATIFKDSHLTLNIDSVWFITQDVALIDGTYELDGVVLPDGTKIPPRKGRLSTNLLNEQGRWWIVASRLMIPTVLPYKPSTPKS from the coding sequence ATGAGACAGCTCGCAATCGTAGTCGTCTTGTTGTGTGCGGCCAGCTTCGCGGCTGCCGCAGAGAACGCCGCTCCCAAGAGCGACGTCGGCAAGCTCAAGTCCGACATCAAGAACGAAGAGGCCATCCGCAAGGTCTACGAGCAGTTCACTGCGGCGTGGAACAAACACGACGTGGCGGCGCTGACCAGCGGTTGGGCGGAGGACGGGGACCACGTCGAGCCCGACGGGCGAGTCGCCAAGGGACGCGATCAGGTCATCGCGCTGTTCACGAAGGAGCACGCGACCATTTTCAAGGATTCGCACCTGACGCTGAACATCGACTCGGTGTGGTTCATCACCCAGGATGTGGCGTTGATCGACGGCACCTACGAACTCGACGGCGTCGTTCTTCCCGACGGGACGAAAATCCCTCCGCGCAAAGGTCGGCTGAGTACCAACCTCCTCAACGAACAGGGCCGGTGGTGGATCGTCGCCAGCCGCCTCATGATCCCTACCGTGCTTCCGTACAAGCCGAGCACGCCGAAGAGCTGA
- the rpsK gene encoding 30S ribosomal protein S11, whose product MAKDEATTEKAKAPDKAATAAPKRKKTKRIVSEGVAHIHSTFNNTVVTITDPTGGVVAWASAGSVGLKGSRKGTPFAAQLAAEAAAKKAMELGVRSVQVFVKGPGAGRESALRALQASGFAISIIKDVTPIPHNGCRPPKRRRV is encoded by the coding sequence ATGGCGAAAGACGAAGCAACAACCGAGAAGGCGAAAGCGCCGGACAAAGCGGCCACGGCCGCTCCGAAGCGCAAGAAGACCAAGCGCATCGTGAGCGAAGGCGTGGCGCACATTCATTCGACCTTCAACAACACCGTCGTCACCATCACCGATCCGACCGGCGGAGTCGTCGCGTGGGCCAGTGCCGGTTCCGTGGGGCTGAAGGGCTCTCGCAAGGGAACCCCGTTCGCGGCGCAGCTCGCGGCGGAGGCGGCGGCGAAGAAGGCGATGGAACTAGGCGTGCGGTCAGTGCAGGTGTTTGTGAAAGGCCCGGGCGCCGGTCGCGAGTCGGCCCTGCGCGCATTGCAGGCCTCCGGTTTCGCGATCTCGATCATCAAAGATGTGACCCCCATTCCGCACAACGGCTGCCGCCCACCGAAGCGGCGGCGCGTGTAA
- the rplQ gene encoding 50S ribosomal protein L17 — MRHLKSGRKLNRTSAHRKALFRNLVTSLLEHESVRTTDAKAKELRSFADRIVTLGKRGTLHARRQALAFVRSASVVKKLFDDIAPRFRDRPGGYTRVIKLGVRRGDAAAMSVVELTERSEVGKTEAERKRARRQRVQEKKAAAQ, encoded by the coding sequence ATGCGACATCTAAAGTCTGGACGGAAACTCAATCGGACGAGCGCGCACCGCAAGGCGCTCTTCCGCAACCTGGTCACTTCGCTCCTCGAACACGAGAGCGTGCGGACTACCGACGCCAAAGCGAAGGAGCTGCGCTCCTTTGCCGACCGCATCGTGACGCTGGGCAAGCGCGGCACGCTGCATGCCCGCCGGCAGGCACTCGCCTTCGTGCGCAGCGCTTCGGTCGTTAAGAAACTCTTCGACGACATCGCGCCGCGGTTTCGTGATCGTCCCGGTGGCTATACGCGTGTGATCAAGCTCGGCGTGCGCCGCGGCGACGCCGCCGCCATGTCGGTTGTCGAGCTGACAGAGCGGAGCGAGGTCGGCAAGACCGAGGCGGAACGGAAACGTGCCCGCCGGCAGCGCGTCCAAGAGAAGAAGGCTGCTGCGCAGTAG